One part of the Tunicatimonas pelagia genome encodes these proteins:
- a CDS encoding lysophospholipid acyltransferase family protein has translation MQAALFFILYPFVLLISYSPFWLLYKISDGLFVLIYYVVRYRKSVVLTNLKNSFPERSNQEIEEVCRKFYRYLCDLVVESLKTITWNEQQARSRVTMHNVEMLDALYAQGRSIIIVMGHLGNWEWAGPGFSLNCKHQLYVVYRPLANPYFEKVFSRARTKFSTKIVVKNNTLRSMVANRKTISATALIADQAPSPIHSALWLEFLHQDTAVFAGPEKIAKKLGYPVVYMQVERVKRGYYEVHPTLLAEHPKETADIEITREFNKILEKGIRKHPETWLWSHKRWKHKRSTTSIAS, from the coding sequence ATGCAGGCAGCATTATTCTTTATACTTTATCCGTTTGTTCTACTCATTTCATACAGTCCTTTTTGGTTGTTATATAAGATATCTGATGGGCTCTTCGTACTGATTTACTATGTTGTAAGATACCGAAAATCAGTAGTGCTGACTAATCTTAAAAACTCTTTTCCTGAACGTAGCAACCAGGAAATAGAGGAGGTTTGCAGAAAGTTTTACCGCTATCTCTGTGACTTAGTGGTTGAATCGCTTAAAACAATCACTTGGAATGAGCAGCAAGCGCGAAGCAGGGTTACGATGCATAACGTAGAAATGTTAGATGCGCTCTACGCCCAGGGAAGGAGTATCATCATTGTGATGGGCCACTTAGGGAACTGGGAGTGGGCGGGCCCTGGTTTTTCTCTGAACTGCAAACATCAGCTTTACGTAGTTTATAGGCCATTAGCTAATCCCTATTTTGAAAAGGTTTTTAGTCGCGCCCGAACTAAATTCAGTACGAAGATAGTTGTTAAAAACAATACCCTGCGAAGTATGGTAGCTAACCGAAAAACGATTAGCGCTACGGCTCTGATTGCCGATCAAGCGCCTAGCCCCATTCATTCGGCACTGTGGCTAGAGTTTCTGCATCAGGATACTGCGGTCTTTGCCGGGCCAGAGAAAATTGCTAAGAAGTTAGGCTATCCGGTAGTGTACATGCAGGTTGAGCGGGTTAAACGAGGATACTACGAAGTGCATCCTACGTTACTAGCCGAGCATCCTAAGGAGACGGCCGATATTGAAATAACCCGGGAGTTTAATAAGATTTTAGAAAAGGGGATACGAAAACATCCTGAAACTTGGTTATGGTCGCATAAGCGATGGAAACATAAACGGTCAACAACAAGTATTGCTTCCTGA
- a CDS encoding fatty acid desaturase family protein, translating to MSMIAYQDIVEEEPVKLLTGKELILASKKYAVEDRRKSWFYTLSTLVFLILAFLGTALDFHWAPQLFFSVVSGLFIVKFFVIYHDYLHGAILRKSKVADWIMTIFGIFVLAPKTIWKRTHDHHHQNNSKLSSGGIGSYPLVSREKFYRLSSQQRFAYLAARHPLTIFAGYVTLFIFDFNVSSLIKSPRNHWDSLVALVLHFTIAGLIYYFGGLSALFFSWLLPFILAHGIGSYLFYAQHNFPGATFAENRDWDYANAAIQSTSFLVMNPVMNWFTGNIGYHHVHHINHRIPFYRLKEAMDEMPELQAPTTTTLHPRDVVACLKLKVWDPAKGEMVGL from the coding sequence ATGAGTATGATCGCATATCAAGATATAGTGGAAGAAGAGCCGGTAAAGTTATTGACCGGAAAAGAGCTAATTCTAGCCAGCAAGAAGTATGCAGTAGAAGATCGGCGCAAGAGTTGGTTTTACACATTGAGTACGTTAGTGTTTTTGATCCTCGCTTTTTTAGGCACAGCCCTTGATTTTCATTGGGCCCCACAGCTATTCTTTAGTGTGGTAAGCGGGCTGTTTATCGTTAAGTTCTTTGTAATCTACCATGATTACTTACACGGGGCAATTCTCCGTAAATCTAAGGTAGCCGACTGGATTATGACGATCTTCGGGATTTTTGTGCTCGCCCCTAAAACTATTTGGAAGCGTACTCACGATCATCACCATCAGAATAACTCTAAGCTCTCCAGTGGTGGCATCGGCTCATATCCGTTAGTGAGTAGAGAAAAATTCTACCGTCTGTCTTCCCAGCAGCGGTTCGCGTACTTGGCTGCTCGTCATCCGCTCACCATCTTCGCCGGGTATGTCACGCTCTTTATCTTTGATTTTAACGTCAGCTCGCTGATAAAAAGCCCCCGAAACCATTGGGATTCTTTGGTGGCTTTAGTGCTACATTTTACCATTGCTGGACTCATCTACTACTTTGGTGGGTTAAGTGCCTTGTTCTTTAGCTGGCTGTTACCGTTTATACTGGCACACGGCATCGGCTCTTATCTTTTTTACGCCCAACATAATTTTCCAGGTGCTACCTTCGCTGAGAATCGTGATTGGGACTACGCTAATGCAGCTATCCAGTCGACCAGCTTTTTGGTGATGAACCCGGTGATGAACTGGTTTACTGGAAACATTGGCTACCATCACGTTCACCATATCAACCACCGTATTCCCTTCTACCGACTAAAAGAAGCAATGGATGAAATGCCTGAGCTTCAAGCTCCGACAACAACTACTTTGCATCCCCGCGATGTCGTCGCTTGTTTAAAACTCAAAGTATGGGACCCAGCTAAAGGAGAGATGGTAGGGCTGTAG
- a CDS encoding serine hydrolase domain-containing protein: MRHLLTALVFFVTITVSAQTKSTQQSPPLSEAKPESVGMSAERLARIDAMAKEAVEDNEVPGLVALVARKGKIVYHKAFGTANSSGRKLEKDAIFRIASQTKAVTATAVMMLWEEGLFRLDDPISKYIPEFKNPQVLDRFRYADTSYTTQPAENEITIRHLLTHTSGLGYGFIDGDERFKMIYEKAGIIDAFTTQDITIEENIKKLAKLPLHFNPGEKYSYAEGLDVLGYFVEIMSGQPYDDFLREHLFEPLGMNDTWFYLPNNKADRLVAVQRWNDSQWERYSGNGYDADYPVKGAKTFFAGGAGLSSTAKDYATFLQMYLNGGELNGIRILSRMTVQSIMGNQIGDFWEGSGRHYGLAFGVLTPEGQDQGGRGSTGTFDWGGYFNTQYFADPQEELIGIIMKQTRGSNGDGTGWKFRILVNQAVDD, from the coding sequence ATGCGACACCTACTTACCGCTTTAGTATTTTTCGTTACCATTACCGTTTCGGCTCAAACTAAATCCACTCAGCAATCACCTCCTCTCTCTGAGGCAAAGCCGGAGAGTGTAGGAATGTCTGCTGAACGATTAGCCAGGATTGATGCAATGGCGAAGGAAGCGGTTGAGGATAATGAAGTTCCCGGTTTAGTCGCTCTGGTAGCCAGAAAAGGAAAAATCGTGTATCATAAAGCCTTCGGTACGGCTAACTCATCGGGGCGAAAGCTAGAAAAAGATGCTATTTTTCGGATTGCTTCTCAAACTAAAGCGGTAACGGCTACTGCTGTAATGATGCTGTGGGAGGAAGGACTGTTCCGGCTAGATGATCCAATTTCCAAGTACATTCCGGAATTCAAGAATCCGCAAGTCTTAGATCGCTTTCGCTACGCTGATACCAGCTATACCACTCAACCTGCCGAAAATGAAATTACCATTCGCCATTTGCTGACGCATACTTCTGGCTTGGGCTACGGCTTCATTGACGGCGACGAACGCTTTAAGATGATTTACGAGAAAGCAGGAATCATTGATGCTTTTACTACGCAAGACATTACTATTGAAGAGAACATTAAGAAGTTGGCAAAACTGCCACTACACTTCAATCCGGGAGAAAAGTACTCTTACGCCGAGGGACTAGATGTGCTAGGGTATTTTGTAGAGATTATGTCAGGTCAGCCTTACGACGACTTTTTGCGGGAGCATTTGTTTGAACCACTCGGCATGAACGATACTTGGTTCTATCTTCCTAATAATAAAGCTGATCGGCTAGTAGCGGTACAGCGTTGGAATGACAGCCAGTGGGAACGGTACTCCGGTAATGGCTACGACGCTGATTATCCAGTGAAGGGGGCAAAAACATTCTTCGCGGGCGGGGCGGGCTTAAGTAGCACCGCAAAAGATTACGCTACCTTTTTGCAAATGTATCTCAACGGTGGTGAGCTAAACGGAATTCGAATTTTAAGCCGAATGACGGTGCAATCCATCATGGGTAACCAGATTGGTGATTTTTGGGAAGGCAGCGGCCGTCACTACGGTTTGGCTTTTGGGGTACTTACCCCCGAAGGGCAAGACCAGGGCGGACGAGGTAGCACGGGCACTTTTGATTGGGGCGGCTACTTTAATACCCAATATTTTGCTGACCCGCAGGAAGAGCTAATTGGCATTATTATGAAGCAAACTCGGGGTAGCAACGGCGACGGAACCGGCTGGAAATTCCGTATCTTGGTTAATCAGGCAGTGGATGATTGA
- a CDS encoding GNAT family N-acetyltransferase codes for MIVELKERHISDVAYAQMLAWQKAFEGILSEELLVRLQAEDFESNWKKIIQQTERKNLVWLNEEDAVGFVSFGEPKDEKESADFEIYGIYVHPNYWNRKVGFELMKAAIDRIQQYSPESTVVLWVMKENLRSRKFYERFGFSSNGLNRTSTRNSEAFEEVKYSLTF; via the coding sequence ATGATTGTCGAGCTGAAGGAAAGGCATATAAGCGATGTAGCGTACGCGCAGATGCTGGCGTGGCAGAAGGCATTCGAGGGTATTTTGAGCGAGGAGCTTTTAGTACGTTTACAGGCCGAAGATTTCGAGAGCAACTGGAAGAAAATAATCCAGCAGACTGAACGAAAAAATCTAGTCTGGTTAAATGAAGAAGATGCTGTCGGATTCGTATCGTTTGGTGAACCTAAAGATGAGAAAGAATCGGCTGATTTCGAGATCTACGGAATCTACGTTCATCCGAACTACTGGAATAGAAAGGTTGGATTTGAACTTATGAAAGCTGCGATTGACCGAATACAGCAGTACAGTCCGGAGAGTACAGTTGTACTCTGGGTAATGAAAGAAAACCTCCGTAGCCGGAAATTCTACGAGCGATTTGGGTTCTCGAGCAATGGCTTAAACAGAACTTCTACTAGAAATAGCGAAGCGTTTGAGGAGGTAAAGTATTCTTTGACTTTTTAA
- a CDS encoding FG-GAP-like repeat-containing protein, with the protein MNYTNLPKYLFGLLLIALLGSAALKYKSITFEQKKLVAEGAEWWWARSHADVNQDGLVDFFVINNNARGGWLGWYETQADLNSAKLHIIADEGPEGGTFASGDLASGDIDNDGDIDVLGSVGAGEWEGGDQPVQVYWYENPSWKPHYLGEFPPFIKDLDLVDLNQDGKLDVAATCFSAHRMVVYRQDSPDEWEKAADVFVETLHEGQHVGDLDGDGDIDVVSTAFWFENPGDDMTGDWTVRNIDPYWNSDEGRSWEYNSTKIFCADIDDDGQDEVFISCSEKFRDRIAWYDSPNPQEGDWTMHEIGKNAFSHTLQVGDVDGDGDYDVLSGNNGDQGDPENSPVILFINQGDNINWEEQVLTKTGAYNSYLADIEGDGDLDFFRYNGHESTFYELWLNQTK; encoded by the coding sequence ATGAATTACACCAACCTACCCAAATACTTATTCGGACTATTGCTCATCGCTTTATTAGGAAGTGCAGCTTTGAAATATAAATCCATCACGTTTGAGCAGAAGAAACTGGTTGCAGAAGGGGCTGAATGGTGGTGGGCGCGGAGCCACGCGGATGTGAACCAAGACGGACTAGTTGATTTCTTTGTGATTAACAATAACGCTCGGGGCGGCTGGCTCGGTTGGTACGAAACTCAAGCTGACTTGAATAGCGCAAAGCTGCATATTATTGCTGATGAAGGCCCCGAAGGTGGCACCTTTGCTAGTGGCGACTTAGCTTCCGGCGACATTGATAACGATGGTGATATTGATGTACTTGGTTCGGTAGGTGCTGGTGAGTGGGAAGGGGGCGATCAACCCGTTCAGGTATATTGGTACGAAAATCCGTCCTGGAAGCCTCACTATCTGGGTGAGTTTCCTCCCTTCATTAAAGACTTAGACTTAGTTGATTTGAACCAAGACGGCAAACTAGATGTAGCCGCTACCTGCTTTAGTGCCCATCGGATGGTAGTATACCGACAAGACTCGCCCGATGAATGGGAAAAGGCTGCTGATGTATTTGTGGAAACCCTACACGAAGGCCAACACGTAGGTGACCTGGATGGTGACGGGGATATTGACGTAGTTTCTACCGCTTTCTGGTTTGAGAACCCCGGCGATGATATGACGGGCGACTGGACGGTGCGAAATATTGATCCGTACTGGAACAGCGACGAAGGCCGCAGTTGGGAGTATAATTCTACTAAGATTTTCTGCGCCGATATTGATGATGATGGGCAAGATGAGGTGTTTATTAGCTGCTCCGAGAAATTCCGGGATCGCATAGCCTGGTACGATTCTCCCAACCCACAGGAAGGTGACTGGACAATGCATGAGATCGGCAAAAACGCATTTTCCCATACGCTACAAGTGGGCGATGTGGATGGCGACGGCGACTACGATGTGCTTTCCGGCAATAATGGCGACCAAGGCGATCCAGAAAACAGTCCGGTGATTCTCTTCATCAATCAAGGAGATAATATAAATTGGGAAGAGCAGGTACTTACCAAAACTGGGGCGTATAACTCTTACCTAGCCGATATTGAAGGCGATGGCGACCTGGATTTCTTCCGCTACAATGGTCACGAATCTACCTTTTATGAGTTGTGGCTGAATCAGACCAAGTGA
- a CDS encoding DUF4340 domain-containing protein: protein MHKPYNNRILSITFGVLLVLYLVTQFTGGEANERNFRTDLVTMDTATVDRLVLNPKEGGAVTFTQKDSAWQVAQGDKTAEADQQAVQSLLGTLLQLEPQRLAARSEEKWNTFEVTDSLGSRVQAYNGENLLADVYVGKFSLQQLPPQQPMQPGMPPMQQQRPKATSYVRLADEAEVYAVDGFLTTSFNQPFNSWRDRNFLQLEKENISRISFQYPADSSFTLALTDSIWTINGTLADSAQTAQYLNQITRLTSSDFADDFNAQGQSPSFQARIEGNNMNPVTIEGYQNNGSFVLRNSLKPDVLISSDSSGLYSRVFKGKENFVGREQ, encoded by the coding sequence ATGCATAAACCCTATAACAACCGAATTCTATCCATCACTTTCGGAGTGCTCTTAGTACTGTATCTCGTTACTCAATTTACCGGAGGCGAGGCGAACGAACGCAACTTCCGCACCGATTTAGTGACGATGGATACTGCTACAGTTGACCGCCTGGTACTGAATCCCAAAGAAGGTGGGGCTGTAACTTTTACCCAAAAAGATAGTGCTTGGCAGGTAGCTCAGGGCGATAAAACTGCTGAGGCTGACCAGCAAGCCGTACAAAGTCTGCTAGGAACACTGCTACAACTAGAACCTCAACGCCTTGCGGCTCGCTCAGAAGAGAAATGGAACACCTTTGAAGTAACTGACTCGCTTGGTAGCCGAGTACAGGCATACAATGGTGAGAATCTACTAGCTGATGTATACGTCGGTAAATTCAGCTTGCAGCAACTTCCTCCGCAGCAACCGATGCAACCGGGAATGCCTCCTATGCAGCAGCAACGTCCTAAAGCAACTTCTTACGTTCGTTTGGCCGATGAAGCGGAAGTCTACGCCGTAGATGGTTTCCTCACCACCTCTTTCAACCAACCGTTCAACAGTTGGCGCGACCGTAACTTCTTACAACTGGAGAAAGAAAACATTTCCCGCATCTCCTTCCAGTACCCCGCCGACAGCAGCTTCACACTGGCACTTACCGATAGTATCTGGACGATCAATGGCACCCTAGCTGATTCTGCCCAAACCGCCCAATATCTGAATCAAATCACCCGCCTCACCAGCAGCGATTTTGCCGACGACTTCAACGCACAAGGACAAAGCCCATCGTTTCAAGCCCGGATCGAGGGAAATAATATGAATCCGGTAACCATTGAAGGCTACCAGAATAATGGTTCATTCGTCCTCCGCAACTCCCTCAAGCCTGATGTGCTCATTAGCAGCGATAGCAGTGGTTTGTATTCGCGAGTGTTTAAGGGGAAAGAGAATTTTGTAGGAAGGGAGCAGTAG
- a CDS encoding GldG family protein has translation MRRKTSLYISVALIVGILIVANLLSSDYFLRLDFTEDQRYTLSQATEDILDELAEPVTVTAYFSEDLPPDIARTKSDFRDMLVEYANTSDNMVVYEFVNPNDDPEVEQEAMQNGISPVLVNVRDQDEISQKRAFLGAVIQMGEEQEVIPFVQPGAAMEYTLSTNIKKISAVDKPSIGILQGHGEPSINTLPQVANELFILYSPEELTLTDSTDIPTKFKTIAVLAPTDSIPDSHLAQLDAFLTRGGNILLAFDRVEGDLQNAYGRVINTGLESWLADKGVQVEENFVVDASCGAVTVQQQQGPFTMNTQVSFPYLPIVSNFAEHPVTAGLEAVIMPFVSSLAYTGSQDTSNTVKFTPLATSSEQSGTVPAPAYFDINKQWTENDFPLETLPLAAALEGTIEGNTEAKMVVIADGGFATQGGGQGGDNVNLLVNGIDWLSDDTGLIELRTKGVTSRPLEQVEDATKSLIKYANFLVPILLVVGYGVVRFQMKRSIRQKRMQESYA, from the coding sequence ATGCGACGTAAAACTTCCTTATACATTTCGGTAGCCCTGATTGTGGGAATTCTGATTGTGGCGAACCTGCTGTCGTCTGACTATTTCCTACGACTAGATTTTACTGAAGACCAACGCTATACTTTGAGTCAGGCTACCGAAGATATTCTGGATGAACTGGCCGAGCCAGTGACAGTGACCGCTTATTTTTCGGAAGACCTACCGCCTGATATTGCCCGTACCAAATCAGACTTCCGGGATATGCTGGTGGAGTATGCTAATACTTCCGACAATATGGTAGTGTACGAGTTTGTGAACCCCAACGATGACCCCGAGGTTGAGCAGGAAGCCATGCAAAACGGTATCTCGCCGGTGCTGGTCAATGTGCGCGATCAGGATGAAATCAGCCAGAAGCGAGCTTTTTTAGGAGCGGTGATTCAAATGGGTGAAGAGCAGGAAGTGATTCCCTTTGTGCAGCCGGGAGCGGCTATGGAATACACGCTCTCTACCAACATCAAGAAAATCTCAGCGGTGGATAAACCCTCTATTGGAATTTTGCAGGGGCACGGTGAGCCGTCTATTAACACGCTTCCGCAGGTAGCTAACGAACTGTTTATCCTCTACAGCCCAGAAGAACTGACACTAACCGATTCTACCGACATTCCCACCAAATTTAAAACCATCGCTGTTTTGGCTCCCACAGATTCTATTCCCGATAGTCATTTAGCCCAGCTAGATGCGTTTCTGACGCGGGGCGGAAATATTCTGCTGGCCTTCGACCGGGTGGAAGGTGATTTACAGAATGCCTATGGAAGGGTAATCAATACCGGATTGGAAAGCTGGTTAGCTGATAAAGGAGTGCAAGTGGAAGAAAATTTTGTGGTGGATGCGAGCTGCGGGGCCGTCACCGTACAGCAGCAGCAAGGGCCTTTTACCATGAACACCCAGGTTTCCTTTCCCTACTTACCAATTGTGAGCAACTTTGCCGAGCACCCGGTTACCGCCGGATTGGAAGCCGTGATTATGCCGTTTGTTAGTTCACTAGCTTACACCGGATCGCAAGACACCAGCAATACCGTGAAATTCACTCCACTGGCTACATCCTCGGAACAATCGGGAACCGTTCCGGCTCCGGCTTATTTCGACATCAACAAGCAGTGGACGGAAAATGATTTTCCGTTGGAAACCTTGCCTCTAGCGGCAGCCTTAGAAGGAACCATTGAAGGAAATACCGAAGCTAAAATGGTGGTGATTGCCGACGGCGGGTTTGCTACTCAGGGTGGTGGACAAGGTGGTGATAACGTAAACTTACTAGTCAATGGCATTGACTGGCTATCGGATGATACGGGACTCATTGAGTTACGTACCAAAGGCGTCACTTCCCGCCCGCTGGAGCAAGTGGAAGATGCCACCAAATCGCTGATTAAGTACGCCAATTTCCTAGTTCCGATTTTATTGGTAGTGGGCTACGGCGTAGTCCGCTTCCAGATGAAACGTTCTATTCGACAAAAACGAATGCAAGAAAGCTATGCATAA
- a CDS encoding ABC transporter permease subunit has translation MRTIWIITQRELQTFFDSLIAYILLVAFLGFSGFFTWLYGSDVFFVGQASLQSFFSIAYWTLFFFIPALTMRMLAEEKRAGTIELLLTKAVTDRQLVIGKFLACLLLIVIALLFTLPYYFTINSLGEVDHGAIWCGYLGLILMSAVYISIGVFTSSTTNNQIVAFLSALFIGLFFHIIFDVLADSFTGTMGEVFSTLSLSTHYESLTRGVIDTKDLIYFFSLIILGIVLSEVSLSKRNLV, from the coding sequence ATGAGAACAATTTGGATTATCACTCAACGAGAACTACAAACTTTCTTTGATTCACTGATTGCCTATATTTTGCTGGTAGCATTTTTGGGCTTTAGCGGATTCTTTACCTGGCTCTACGGCTCCGATGTGTTCTTTGTCGGCCAGGCCAGTTTGCAATCGTTTTTCAGCATCGCTTACTGGACGCTCTTCTTCTTCATTCCGGCCCTCACCATGCGGATGCTAGCCGAAGAAAAGCGAGCGGGCACCATTGAATTGCTGCTGACCAAAGCCGTGACCGACCGCCAGCTAGTCATCGGTAAGTTTCTGGCTTGTCTACTGCTGATTGTAATTGCCCTACTGTTCACGCTGCCGTACTACTTTACTATCAATAGTTTGGGTGAAGTAGACCACGGAGCCATTTGGTGCGGTTATCTGGGCTTGATTTTGATGAGCGCGGTCTATATCAGTATTGGTGTTTTTACTAGCAGTACGACCAATAATCAGATCGTGGCTTTTCTCAGTGCGCTCTTCATTGGCTTATTCTTCCACATTATTTTTGATGTGCTGGCAGATAGTTTCACCGGAACGATGGGCGAAGTATTCAGCACGCTCAGTTTATCCACGCACTACGAGTCGCTTACCCGAGGAGTGATTGATACCAAAGACCTAATCTACTTCTTTTCCCTCATCATCCTCGGCATCGTCCTCTCCGAAGTGAGTCTATCCAAACGAAATTTAGTGTGA